The genome window ATCTCAAGAATTACAAGGGAAACTCCATTAAAGAGAGCATCAGGTGAGGACGGCACACACCATTATTGGAATCAATGTTGCAATCTTACTGATCACAACCCTGAAATCTCTTATTTTTGACCTGTGACTCCACTGCATAAGTGAAGAATACTTAAATGACTTTTGTTGTATGAATTGAACGTGTTGTTTTTTACGTTGTTCAATCGGTACATATGacattaattaatgaattgtcCTCCTCTATAGAGGGATTCTTCATCTGCCGTTTTCCCTcaagttttttcctttttttctcccagttGAAGGgatttttcctgtgccgatgggacTTTTGGTACGGGGGATTTCACATGTGTactgactgtaaagccctctgataCAAATTTcagattttgggctatacaaagtCAAATCAATTCAATTGAAATTAAGTGAAATTTTGAAATAAGCCATGGAGGAACAACCGTAGAACATTGGTAGCATCTAACCAAATTTAACCTttggaaaatgttgttttaacatTAATACAAAGTAGATATTAAAGGAATAATTATGACCTATTTAAAGCCCTAAGCAGCTTATAatatcaggaacatttattaccaaaatatgtaaGACAAACaaaatttgacttggcggttggtgcataacatcagacagtaagacaatggacagactgataagacaacatagtgcaagaggaatttaaataaaaagtttaaaaaacaaagtgcaccagtgaacagaaagtgacaagtgtattTGGCATGTCctcagggaggtgttgaagatgtctgtgAACACTGGAgacagctgatcagcacaatgcttcagggtgtggggGGAGACAGAGTTCGGACCGGCTGCTTTACAAGAGTTTTGTCTCTGGGCTGTCCTTGCCTTTCTTTTCACAGGATTCTCGAATCTCTGAATCTCtgctttttattacattacaggtcatttagctcagtggtccccaaccaccgggccgtttggtaccgggccgcaacacagcttatatatatatttttttctttctgaaaaatgttttattttgaaaattgaccggattttctcctaattatgtgcgctcgtccctctgacagattccccacgtGTCACCAgccgtttttcttcacgtttacaattgtcctcttaccgtgcacggcagtttctcccaccagcgaacacagagcgcgactactacaacaccccccccccccccccccccccgtcggaccttctcgactggtcagcgaaatattgtctgacatgaaaacggtccgtgaggtaaaaaaggttggggaccactgatttgGCTGACGCTTCTATCCAAAGcgacacattacatttttaacccatgacattttttacatttttgcctggagagcaattaggggttcccagcgcaccctctctacccctgcgccacatcgCCCCTGTGTGCTTTCAGCTCCCATACCATTTTTAGCATTTTGCCAAAGCTCAGCCATCTGACAGCTGTGGTATTCTTTGTCGCCATGTTcagtctcctgctcctccaaaaGTGAAGTCCCTGTCAATGACCGCAGTGCTGCCAGCTCCCTTCGTAATGTTGACGTCCTTTACCACGTTACTCGGCCACGTCACAGACATCGCAGCTCTCTTCCAAAGCCTCGATCCTTCTCGTCACGGTTCGCCTGGATAGCGGGACTTGTTCAAATGCTACTTTGTTTTTTCAGGGCATATTAGTGCTGCAGAGCCCACCAGGCACTCTTTGACAAACTCCCCCTCCGAGAATGGCTTACTGTTTTAGCGATTATTTTTGTGATTCGGCCGGATGTGGCCTGCGGTCCGTACAATTCCCACCCTCCTCCAGCGCCtaactggtccacttcttggaTTCCCTCACCACATGTTTACAGAGCTGTAGTTTCTGCCGGTATGCAgtaatcagatggaccatgacgtggtcagagtgtcccagcgcAGCACGAGGGActgcgtgataagccctgcttgctgtggtgtaacagtgatccagcgtgttctcctctctgctggggcATTTAATAATCAGTTTGTATCTACGAAGTTGGCTGAGATTTAATTTGTTAAATTCCCCGTGGACAATAACCAAGGAGTCTGGGTTGGGCCGCTTCACTCCACACGGTGTATCCGCTATCCATCCTGCGCGTTGCCCGGCGGCgccatgtaaacaccgaccaggatgaatgaagcaaactcacagGGGGAGTAAAAGGGTTCACAGTTAATGATCAAagattccagatcaggagaacagtgttgtaggatcactgTTACGTCTTTGCACCAGCTGATGTTGTAGAAGAAGCGGATTCCTCCACCCCCGATCACTTCAATCAGTAAAgctgtatttatgtatatacaTCTATTTCTAGTTGTTAATGCTCCTCACTGGTGTTGCTGGGTAGGATTCCGATGAGACCAGATGAATCATCATGCAGGTACACCAGAAACTCCTGCAGCTCGGACTCCACATGTGTGGATCCGGGTCTGTCCACCGGGGACATCCACCAACTCTCTTTTTCCATCTTCCCAGGAGAGGTCACGATGACTTGGGGGATCACTACCTGGACTGTGGAGACCTCAGTAATGCCCTCAAGTGCTACTCGCGAGCCAGAGACTACTGCACCAGTGCTAAGCATGTCATTAACATGTGTCTGAATGTCATCAAGGTACAGTACCATGTCGCAACCATTTTAACAGCTAGTGTGGGGACTTACTGATGCTTTGTTTTGCTATCGTATGCTTATGTACAATGCATCTGGAAattattcacagcgcttcactttttccacatcttgttttgtttcagccttattccaaaatggatgaGATTCTACTACTGAGTACTTTCTGGATGCCCTGTATTTACACTTTGTCTCATAGCAGGAAAGAAGCGTTTCCAACTGTTTGACTGGGCACACAATGTATCTGAAGGAGTAAACTCTTGTGTTCCCACAGGTTAGTGTTTACCTCCAGAACTGGTCCCATGTACTGAGCTACGTCAACAAAGCCGAATCGACGCCAGAGATAGCAGAGGTGAGCAGGGGTCACAGTGTCTCCCCTGAAGGAGAAATACATTGCTTACTAAGATGACAATGCCTTTCAGATGACCATGATTATGACGTTGGTGTTTGTTTCTGCTTGTTTAGCAAAGAGGAGAGCGAGATAGCCAAAACCAAGCTGTCCTTACCAAGTTAAAGTGTGCTGCAGGTAAGAATGCTGTGTTATGGTTATGAATTTGGAAGAGCAGCTGAGAAGAAGCGCCAAGTATGTGTTTACAGATGTTCTGAGAGCAGCCGTGATTTTCTTTGTTGGTGTTTCAGGTCTGGCAGAGTTGGCCTCTCGAAAATATAAACCAGCCGCCAAGTGCTTCCTGCAGGCTTCTTTTGACCACTGTGACTGCCCAGAGGTGAGCAAAGTTACTACAAATTGACCGCACGTTCCAAAGTTCAACTGAAGCTAATATGACACTTGGGAAATGGGCATTCTTTGGCTCCATGACTTCTATCTAGCCGATGAGACATTATGGCTTTTAGATGGGACGCTTTCATTTTTAGAATTATTCAGAACCAAAGAcaaatcataaaaataaaagatcaaaTGTACACACACCAGCTGATGGCAACTTATTCATCCAACCTatttatcaaaaataaatacaataatataagtgtgtgttttcccttttAGCTCCTGTCGCCCAGTAATGTAGCCGTCTATGGAGGCTTATGTGCATTGGCCACATTTGATAGACAGGAGCTCCAGCGTAACGTCATCTCCAGCAGGTAGGAGCAGTTTAGTAAACGAGGACTGAAACATATCTTCAGGAATAGTAAGCAATGctattacacttttttttcctgtcctcaGCTCCTTTAAGTTATTTCTAGAGTTGGAACCTCAAATCCGTGACATTATCTTCAAGTTCTACGAGTCCAAGTATGCATCTTGTCTGAAGCTGCTTGATGAAATGAAGGTTGGTAGTTATTGTAGACTAACTGATTAGGATGGTGCTCAGGTTCTGGGAGTAcgtggcacacaaacacattagatGATTTGGAGTTTGTCTGTCCGGTGTGTCCTCTAGGACAACCTCCTGTTGGACATGTACCTGGCCCCACACGTCAAGACACTGTACAGCCAGATCAGGAACAGAGCCCTCATTCAGGTCAGACATGCACTTTGTGCGTTTATACTCTTTAAGCATTAAAGGCATGATGTTTGTCTTCTGGAATACCTAgtttcttgttgttctttgcaCAAACCTCTCTGCTCAGGTTCATGCGGTCCGTGCCATGCCGGTACcacatttttttttggaaaaatattttgttttgaaacattCTCTCCCAATTATGgcacgtttccaccgagcggtacagGTCGGgtcggtactggtcgggtctgttaaccatgatttggcgagcatttccacagtacccttacttggtAGGCGTGGtacatgacggaaagtagattgacgtcattcgatcgtgcgaaaactgaaagctaaccgcaaacaacaatggaggacgtacagccgatcctgttcctgcttttccatatgtggctgtttgtcacaaggagacgacaatctttgtttgagcaaaggctacatgctgcaagtgtgttacgtgtgttgtctttccccttgcggcacgcacaaatgacgacactctttcaaccaatcaacgctctgcagtgagtctagctctgCCCTTTAGTACCagacaactgtgccaggtaccccaacggaagggtacccaaaaagtggtacggttcggatttttggtaccattctcaacttttggcagtggagacacaaataaaagggaccCGACCcgcaccgctcggtggaaacgcgccattacaTGCTCTTGTCCTCCTTGACACATTTTAAGATGCTTGTCTCAGTCACGTGATAATTACCGCAAAACTTAAACCCACAAGCTGTTAAaaatttgcaataatcaaacatCTTTGGAAAGTGAAAAAGGCCCCTTGAGGAGACCGAAGAAGAGCTTCAAATACCGGTCCGAAATATTGTCTTAACATGAaaccgataaaaaaaaaaagttgggaCCACTGCTCGAGTAGTTTGCGCactatggaccagccgccactgatgtCTACGTGTATTTGTTCAGTATTTCAGCCCCTACGTGTCAGCAGACATGATGAAGATGGCCCAGGCCTTTAACACCACAGTAGCGGCTCTGGAAGACGAGCTCACTCAGCTCATACTGGAGGGTCTTATCAACGCTCGCATAGACTCCCACAGCAaggtgaagcacacacacacaagaaaattaAGTCCAAGTGTGTAATGTGTGATTTGGAGCTAACGACGGACATGTTGACAGATTCTGTACGCGAGGGATGTGGACCAGAGGAGCACCACGTTTGAGAAGTCGCTCCACATGGGCAAAGAGTTCCAGAGACGAGCCAAAGCCATGATCCTTCGAGCTGCTGTGCTGCGCAATCAGATCCACGTCAAGGTAGGAAAGAGGAGTTGTACGGTTGTCAAGCTAAACAGAAGCTAAATTAGTCCAAGCGTAACTCCAGTTAAAGCAGTACGCTGGTGTGCCTGCCTTTATTTGGACATGAGGACATGGACTTTAGACATTGCTTTTCTTGTTGCAAGGATTAATTAACATTAACGCTAACCTCATCACATGAACTTTACAGAAGTGCTATTTTCAAGGCTGTGGGTCTTTCCCACAGGTTCTGATTTGTGAGAAGCGCTTATACCAGAATACACAGAATCCGAGAATTGACGGTTATTTTGAATGGAAACAATAACTCCCTCCTGTCATGTCTTCTCAGTCTCCACCCAGGGAAGGCAGCCAGGGGGAGCTGACACCAGCCAACAGCCAGACCAGGATGAGCACCAACATGTGAAGATCGGCATGCTTGCTCTGCTAACAGCAGCGCCAGACTGGAGGAGAATGGTCTCCATGTCCTTCATCCAAACCAACCGCCGAGCAccccctcacttcctgtttatttgCTGAAAAAATAAACCAATATAAAGACCATTAGTTGAAATGGAGGACATTCTGTTAGTCTGATGTTTGTTTGGATGAAAGCTCAGTACTTCAGCTGCATGTTACTGGTAGGAGATGCACTTCGCTCTACTTACACAAGATGGAGGCCTTGTTAACACAAAtcccattttaaaataaaaatacctaCCCGACATACTGGTTGTTTTTACGCACTGGCTCTGTTTTACGGTAACAAACTGAGTCAGGAGGAATTAGGGAGGGTGGGGTAGTCCACTGTGTGCTGCAACTAAAAGGCCCCGTTTCGTGGTCCGCCTCTTATCCACTGGAGGGTTGAAAGGACGTTGTGTAGGATCTAGTGTCAGGCTGCTGATTGCTGTCAACAGAATCCCCCCGCTCCCTTTCCAAGGAACAACGGTGACTTTCAGGTAATGCAACACCATGAATGTCAGTGTCTGGAGACTTGTTTGGTTTGTCCTTTCTGGCTACTGTAGAAATATGGATGACTCTTATGATTAGGGCCACTTTCCTATGTAGATTTAAAGTGCTAAGCTAATAAAATCCTCAGTTTCAGGtacacaacatttttttaaatttctggtAATGGAGCCAAAGAAACAAACTGGCCCTCTTACGGTCTTCAAACCGGTGTTGTAGAATAGAACCCTGATGCTGGATCTGTGGTCGAAATCACCTATGCGTGAGTCACCAGAAGTCCTTGCAACGGAGGTGTAACAGTAGCCTACTGCAGACCTTGTTAGAGAGCACACATGAAAAACtcatacgtgtgtgtatacCAACTCACAAGCTGGGAAATATGACGATCCAGGTTATCCTTTGGTTATTGACTTAGTTCAGTTTGCTGTCCTGCTCTGAAAAGGTgaaacgagctctctgaagacatcaggaccttCACATCtcccgccgcaaactaaagacacgcctcttcactaacaaattatagcacttaaattgtacttataatggctcttagctatagcaagttgtagatcggcttatttgatgaaattgcactttgttgttcttttgtgtctgtattctcatggttgaaatgcacttattgtaagtcgctttagataaaagtaATGCCATGACAAGGAGGTTGAGTACTTGCAAAGCACTGTAGGCTAGACCTGATCTGTTAGCAACACGGCACTTGGGTAATTGTGTGGGGTTTGATGCCGGCAGCCACTGACCACTAGCGAACAGCAGTGAATTttggttaaagaccagtcgagcaaTGATGCCAGACCAATACAAAGAAGTCCCAAATAGTTTAGGCTGAGACTAAAAGTTTAAACTCACAAATGCAGAAAAGTTGAAAGAAATCCCTGACGTATACAATTTGTCAGTTTAAACCTTCGGATTATCACTTTGAACGTGCAGTAGGTGAGGTTCAGTTCATAAAGTAACCAGGCCGACCTACCTCTGTTAGAGGTGAACCTttgttgcacaaaaaaaaaaaagaacctgatCCGCCTCAGCcaataaaacatgaatcaacACGTCAAGACATTCACACACtgcctccctttctctgtcaCATGCACATTCCAGAATACGTCTCCTCCATCTTGTACCTCTGCACATTTTGAGCAGGCTGGGCTCTACTTCTCAGAGCGGTAAAAAAAGAGCTCTGCAGACAGTACAAGGAAAAAAGGTGGGATTTTGAAAAATAAGCATGAAACACATTCAAACCCAAAATGCAAGTATGAAACTGAAGGTAAGTTTGATAGACCGCATGGAGCTCAAATTCACATAGTGTAAAAGGATACATATTTGCTATGGAAAGAAGCTTAAGGTCATTATACTGAATGTGCATCACTTCTGTGCCAGACTGTCTGCCACTCTCCCCAAATACATGTACACAAACTCATAGATGCAACACAGGACGCCGGTAGTTATggaatattttaatttcaacagGAAAAAATATTCTGTCTCTGTGGGGTTGAAATGCATAAACAGAAAATACAGTGACACCTCACACTAAATCAAGCATTACAGAAGGGCCTAGTCCTGGTCTCTAGCCTCCGGCCCAAATCCTGACTCAACTGATGAGATGCTAAGGGGCTGAACGGCAGACAAGTGCCATACAATTGTTGGTGTGATACTTTCTAGATGTATTCTATGTAGTTGCCTCTCCCCTGGCAAGCAGGGAAGCAGGAAGAGGCCACTTAACAAGGTCACACCTCAAGGTTTGGTTTGTGAGGGTGGTGATTAGGATGTAGGCCCAACACCGACGTTACAAGTGCAAGG of Gasterosteus aculeatus chromosome 11, fGasAcu3.hap1.1, whole genome shotgun sequence contains these proteins:
- the gps1 gene encoding COP9 signalosome complex subunit 1 isoform X1 — translated: MPLPLQVFNFQGSVEPMQIDADPQEDQQNAPDTNYIVENPTLDLEQYATSYSGLMRIERLQFIAEHCPQLRVEALKMALTFVQRTFNVDTYEEIHRKLTEASREVQGVPDTVPEGGVVPPPLDSAWAESTRKKALLKLEKLDTDLKNYKGNSIKESIRRGHDDLGDHYLDCGDLSNALKCYSRARDYCTSAKHVINMCLNVIKVSVYLQNWSHVLSYVNKAESTPEIAEQRGERDSQNQAVLTKLKCAAGLAELASRKYKPAAKCFLQASFDHCDCPELLSPSNVAVYGGLCALATFDRQELQRNVISSSSFKLFLELEPQIRDIIFKFYESKYASCLKLLDEMKDNLLLDMYLAPHVKTLYSQIRNRALIQYFSPYVSADMMKMAQAFNTTVAALEDELTQLILEGLINARIDSHSKILYARDVDQRSTTFEKSLHMGKEFQRRAKAMILRAAVLRNQIHVKSPPREGSQGELTPANSQTRMSTNM
- the gps1 gene encoding COP9 signalosome complex subunit 1 isoform X2, which codes for MSEASDAISLVGSVEPMQIDADPQEDQQNAPDTNYIVENPTLDLEQYATSYSGLMRIERLQFIAEHCPQLRVEALKMALTFVQRTFNVDTYEEIHRKLTEASREVQGVPDTVPEGGVVPPPLDSAWAESTRKKALLKLEKLDTDLKNYKGNSIKESIRRGHDDLGDHYLDCGDLSNALKCYSRARDYCTSAKHVINMCLNVIKVSVYLQNWSHVLSYVNKAESTPEIAEQRGERDSQNQAVLTKLKCAAGLAELASRKYKPAAKCFLQASFDHCDCPELLSPSNVAVYGGLCALATFDRQELQRNVISSSSFKLFLELEPQIRDIIFKFYESKYASCLKLLDEMKDNLLLDMYLAPHVKTLYSQIRNRALIQYFSPYVSADMMKMAQAFNTTVAALEDELTQLILEGLINARIDSHSKILYARDVDQRSTTFEKSLHMGKEFQRRAKAMILRAAVLRNQIHVKSPPREGSQGELTPANSQTRMSTNM